In Cellulomonas wangsupingiae, the genomic window CGCGACGAGCACGAGGAGCACGCCCTCGATGACGCGTGCCGTCGTGCCGGCCAGCGGGGCCGCGGTGTCGTTCCCGCCGACCACGAGCAGCACCAGCACCATGAGGAAGACGTTGAGCACGGTCGTCAGCACGCCGGACATCGCCAGCACGAGCACGAGCAGCACGTCGTACCACTCGGGCACGCGCTCGCCCTTGCGGCGGTGGTTGAGGTTGAGCTCGGTGATGAGGTAGCCGGAGTTGGGCAGCAGCAGCAGCCACACCAGGCCGAGCACCACGGCGACGGCCCACACCGCCGGCCGCGGCACGCCCACCACGATCAGCGGCAGCACCAGGACGACCGCCAGCCCGAGGACCACCAGCGGCGCGACCGACAGCACGAGGTTGAGCAGCATCGGCCGGTACAGCCGGGTCCGGTAGACGGGCGCCCGTGCGACGACCAGCGCGGCGGCGAACACGTTCATGAGCAGGACGCCGATGATGAGGCTGGTCAGCACGCGTACTCCCTCGTCCGGAAGCGCCCATCATGGCGGCACGGGCACCCGTCCTCCAGGGACGGGCGCGCGGGGACCGTCAGGGGCAGGTGTCGGTGGCCGGCGCCCCCGCGAGCCGGTCGCGCGTCCACGCGAGGAGGTCCGGGACCAGCGGGGAGTCCGCCTCGACCAGCGCGACGTGGTCGAGCCCGTCGTAGGCGCGG contains:
- a CDS encoding DUF1361 domain-containing protein is translated as MLTSLIIGVLLMNVFAAALVVARAPVYRTRLYRPMLLNLVLSVAPLVVLGLAVVLVLPLIVVGVPRPAVWAVAVVLGLVWLLLLPNSGYLITELNLNHRRKGERVPEWYDVLLVLVLAMSGVLTTVLNVFLMVLVLLVVGGNDTAAPLAGTTARVIEGVLLVLVAFGIYLGRHVRLNSWDVKHPTHLVRKVLGHLRGPGAVGNAIGFTLLGAVFFALMYLVMIGPVVQGLVDVESVRQSTS